The Centroberyx gerrardi isolate f3 chromosome 24, fCenGer3.hap1.cur.20231027, whole genome shotgun sequence genome includes a region encoding these proteins:
- the chpt1 gene encoding cholinephosphotransferase 1, translated as MPHFLWPEPLSAAQLKRLEEHKYSASGRSLFEPPCQIYWNWLVQQIPTWIAPNTLTITGLLVNILSTVLLVYYCPTATEEAPAWAFILSALGLFIYQSLDAIDGKQARRTNTSSPLGELFDHGCDAVSTVFVAVGTCISCGMGRYSDWMFFCGFIGMFMFFCAHWQTYVSGTLRFGLVDVTEVQIAIILMYLMSAFGGVSLWQTTLPVIGLKLYVFPITGIIGGALYSCYNYFYVILNGGVGKNGSTVADTSVLTPGLHIGLSLTLAFIIFKKSSSQLFEHHPCLYLLTFGMVISKISNKLVVAHMTKSELYLPDTAFIGPGLLFLNQYFNSFIDEHIVLWIAMVLSLLDLTRYCTGVCIQIASHLRIRVFSITPPGQAHRD; from the exons ATGCCACATTTCCTCTGGCCAGAGCCGCTGTCAGCCGCACAACTCAAGCGGCTGGAGGAGCATAAATACAGCGCCTCTGGCCGATCCCTGTTCGAGCCGCCGTGTCAAATATACTGGAACTGGCTGGTCCAACAAATCCCGACATGGATTGCACCAAACACTCTGACTATTACTGGACTGCTGGTCAATATACTCTCCACAGTATTGCTTGTGTATTACTGTCCCACGGCGACAGAGGAG GCTCCAGCATGGGCCTTCATCCTGAGTGCACTGGGCCTGTTCATCTACCAGTCTCTGGATGCCATTGATGGGAAACAGGCCCGCAGGACCAACACCAGCTCACCTCTGGGGGAACTCTTCGACCACGGCTGTGATGCCGTCTCCACAG TGTTTGTTGCTGTGGGAACTTGCATATCATGCGGGATGGGAAGATACTCTGACTGGATGTTCTTCTGTGGTTTCATTGGGATGTTTATGTTCTTCTGCGCCCATTGGCAGACGTATGTGTCCGGGACCCTCCGCTTTGGCCT GGTCGACGTCACGGAGGTGCAGATTGCCATCATTCTCATGTACTTGATGTCGGCTTTTGGAGGCGTGAGCCTGTGGCAAACCACG TTGCCCGTCATTGGGCTGAAGCTTTACGTCTTCCCCATCACTGGCATCATCGGGGGGGCCCTCTACTCCTGCTACAACTACTTCTATGTCATTTTGAATGGAGGAGTGGGCAAAAACGGCTCCACTGTGGCT GACACCAGCGTACTGACCCCAGGTCTGCACATCGGCCTCAGCCTCACGCTGGCCTTCATCATTTTCAAGAAGTCGTCCAGCCAGCTGTTTGAGCATCACCCCTGTCTCTACCTCCTCACCTTCGGCATGGTCATCTCCAAGATCTCCAACAAGCTGGTG GTAGCCCACATGACCAAGAGTGAGCTGTACCTCCCAGACACAGCCTTCATAGGCCccggcctcctcttcctcaaccaGTACTTCAACAGCTTCATTGATGAGCACATAGTTCTCTGGATCGCCATG gTCCTCTCTCTACTGGATCTGACGCGCTACTGTACGGGCGTGTGCATCCAGATCGCCTCCCACCTCCGCATCCGGGTCTTCAGCATCACGCCGCCGGGCCAAGCCCACCGCGACTGA